In Ornithodoros turicata isolate Travis chromosome 1, ASM3712646v1, whole genome shotgun sequence, the DNA window CACGTCCAAGGAGGCAACGGAGTCGCTTCTCAAGCTCCTGCAGGCCCATTTACCAGAGAGCGCTGCAATTCCAACATCGAAGTACTTGTTTTTTAAAGAGTTCACGGGCAGCAAAGGGATGAGGACAGAACACTACTATTGTTCTAGGTGCCTTGCTTACCTGGGCAGAGGTGACGACAGTGAAGTGATGTGTGAAAAGTGCCAACAAACATACAGCATTTCCACGCTGACCAAAAAAGGCCACTACTTCCTGATGTTGGACCTCAAAGCACAAGTTAGTGACTTGCTGTCTGATCGCTCCGTAAACTTCAAGAAGCTTCCTCGAACTCTCTTCGTTAATATGGATCACATTACTACCAGCAGCGGCTACCACGATTTACCTCTCAAGGAGGATGACTTGACGGTCACGTGGAATACAGACGGTGTGCCGGTTTACAAATCGTCTTCATTTTCTATCTGGCCCCTTCTGCTACAAGTTAATGAACTTTCGCCAGAGGATCGATCCAAGCACACACTTCTTGCGGGGCTTTGGTTCGGTGAACTGAAACCCAACATGAACACGTTTCTGAAGCCCTTCGTTGATGTAATGAATGATATGCCTCATAATGGTGTGAAGTGGGTCGACAGTCATGGCGGTGAAATAATTTCACGTGTCTTCCCTGGACCTTGCACAGTAGACACTGTAGCAAGGGCGATGGTCATGGATATGACTCAATTTAATGGTGCTTGTGGTTGCGCATGGTGCCAGCATGAAGGCGAGGTGGTGGAGAAAGGGAATGGGTATGTTCGTGCATATTCCTCACGTGTACCTAGACCTGTTGCTAGAACAGACTTCTCCTTCCGCATGAATGCAACGAAGGCTGCCTCGACAGGTGAAACGCAGCTTGGTATCAGGGGCCAAacagttcttctttttttgtcattctTCGTGTTCCCAACTGGTTTCGTCGTCGACTACATGCACGCTGTGTGTTCTGGCTTCGTCAGGCACACAACGTGCATGTGGTTGCAACACAAGGTCCCATACAGCATTGGTGGGTTACTTCCAGAGCTAGACCGAAGGCTTTCTGCATTGCAACCAATCTGGGAGTTTTCACGGCTTCCGCGATCACTTCAAGATAGGCATTACTGGAAAGCCTCGGAATGGAGGAACTGGTTGTTATTTTTTTCACCTGTTGTGCTACGGGGCCTGTTGCCCAATGTATACTACAACAACTGGCTGAAATTTGTCAAGCTTATGCATTTTTTTGCTTGCACAGTCTGTTCCTTTGTATCAACTGCGTAAAGCACGTAAAGAAATGCGCTCCTTTTTGAAAGAGTATGAGACATTGTATGGTTTGGAAAACATGACGTACAATGCACACTTGCTAAGCCACCTCGTTGATTCTGTGGAAACATGGGGACCCCTATGGAATTACTCAGCTTTCCCCTTTGAGGACTTAAATGGAAGGCTAACAAGACTTATCAGTGGAACAAGACATGCTGAAACGCAAATTGTTGACAAATTTTGTTTGTTGTCTTCGTTGCCACGAATCTGGAATGCCTGCGCACATTCCCGCAGGAGTGCTTCGCTGAACAAGCTAATGGACTACTTCCTGAAGGGCTATAACTTAAGAAAGTACTCGTCGAAAATGCCTGGTGTCGTACTCCACGGAACGGGGAAAGTGAGTCCACAGGGCTTACCTTTCACGAAGGTCAGCATTGATGGCTTCACATACTGCATAGATTCCTCCGACAAATCACAACGACTAAACTCCTACTTTGAAATCAATGGAATGTTTGGAAGGCTGCAGCGCATTATCTTGGCTTGTCAGGACGGGCACAATAGCTGCAATTGTACGAAACAAGTGGTATTTCGGTTTGCCCAACTGATGCCAAAGAGCAGGTTGCTAGATGTTGTTTGCAACAGTGTTAGAGTGGGGGAAATTGTAGTAGTTGCTGAAAGCAGTTCCATTGTTGAGACACCAGCAAAGGGCGTAAAAAAATGTGTTGCACTTGTGTGTGATGGTGCATTATTTTTGTGCTCTGTGCACAGAGCCTGGTCTTTGGAGACACGCTAGGCAGAGAGAACAGCTTATTCATGTCTATAAGAAGATGCAAATATTGAAACAAAAAATTCTAACAGTGTTATTCAATCTAAATGTGTTATCACAGTGTGCTAATAAAAT includes these proteins:
- the LOC135392193 gene encoding uncharacterized protein LOC135392193, giving the protein MSDGAKRYRRWLFHPGEDIPQSTLYRWGNEPDQPSTSQSNTDAPDTSPSISDEMPTQPDTDLLQTRRSDDGSPSEDERNGDNTATARTPPSKDNSSDDLSSVSDDEELRGAHATSDASGSHQDDELNSELYPGSQLSKGESLLLIMGHALRHHTSKEATESLLKLLQAHLPESAAIPTSKYLFFKEFTGSKGMRTEHYYCSRCLAYLGRGDDSEVMCEKCQQTYSISTLTKKGHYFLMLDLKAQVSDLLSDRSVNFKKLPRTLFVNMDHITTSSGYHDLPLKEDDLTVTWNTDGVPVYKSSSFSIWPLLLQVNELSPEDRSKHTLLAGLWFGELKPNMNTFLKPFVDVMNDMPHNGVKWVDSHGGEIISRVFPGPCTVDTVARAMVMDMTQFNGACGCAWCQHEGEVVEKGNGYVRAYSSRVPRPVARTDFSFRMNATKAASTGETQLGIRGQTVLLFLSFFVFPTGFVVDYMHAVCSGFVRHTTCMWLQHKVPYSIGEILLKNNSQKLQFMYTRHRGTIEDNIWFRDQHFSARSKQHILSLTNVKAQVVR